The following proteins come from a genomic window of Polyangia bacterium:
- a CDS encoding DUF3488 and DUF4129 domain-containing transglutaminase family protein: MRFQATHKLFSYLLVGNAMATLASSNALPPLGAGLLIGFAAISWFAEPGTSLANILDRLSLPLRLLALAFFALAAWQLWQRLPEPDLTPILNLVMFLLAFKLFHRRGNRDYLQIYILSFLLVLAAAALAQSFLFAVSFAGYVVLATWTLILFHLRREMEENYLVKHSAQAPSEKVGVNRILNSRRVVGGAFFAATGLIALTVFAGSIATFAIVPRIGAGFVLGGPRPTRNLIGFSDDVTLGQYGILSTDNQVVALRATMPRIAAIPNDRARDREIERLYWRGTVYDTYDRGHWVRSRRPELRTEIDDEGYALAIREPRMENPHRGGDWLRGADRQEIDVVGVSVPVVFALDHPIGVELPAAKLGTVATLKLAPRWSGEVAMRIAPLDSGINDSEDARAYGGTHYVAYSRDSLSMARASAGRPLRDVDPAVLEPYLALPTSLSPRVTELARQITAGRVNPPAKLVALMDWLRTTHEYTTNLPRHPPGVDPLEDFLFENKAGHCEYFASAITVLLRASGIPSRYVNGFLGGEWNDIGRYITVRDNRAHSWAEAYVGEIGWVRVDATPAAPAGTRWSRLRQLIDSVDFFWTRWVVGYDIGRQIELARKLGRRMGVTSSPSSDHSVKIPVGRQIGIIVGVALAVWVVWRFARRPWRTPRPRTHAWRPPADAAPVVRLYHRVLDRLARRGLGRRSSETPREHARRVVLANVRGSDELERLANLYGAARFGARPVDDEVVRDLGRALRNVGLPLHPDAS, from the coding sequence CTCGTACCTGCTGGTGGGCAACGCCATGGCCACATTGGCCAGTTCCAACGCGCTGCCGCCTCTCGGTGCCGGGCTGCTGATCGGTTTCGCCGCCATCTCCTGGTTCGCCGAGCCGGGCACGTCGCTGGCGAACATTCTGGATCGCCTTTCGCTGCCACTGCGGCTCCTGGCGCTGGCATTTTTTGCCCTGGCGGCCTGGCAACTGTGGCAGCGCCTGCCCGAGCCGGATCTCACGCCGATCTTGAACCTGGTGATGTTCCTCCTCGCCTTCAAGCTGTTTCACCGGCGCGGCAACCGCGACTATCTCCAGATCTACATCCTGTCGTTCTTGCTGGTCCTGGCGGCGGCGGCGCTGGCGCAGAGTTTTCTCTTCGCGGTCAGCTTCGCCGGCTACGTGGTGCTGGCGACGTGGACCCTGATCCTGTTTCACCTGCGCCGCGAGATGGAAGAGAACTATCTGGTCAAACACTCGGCGCAGGCGCCCAGCGAGAAGGTGGGGGTGAATCGCATCCTGAATTCGCGGCGGGTGGTGGGCGGCGCCTTCTTCGCGGCCACCGGCCTCATCGCCCTGACGGTGTTCGCCGGCTCGATCGCCACCTTCGCCATCGTGCCGCGGATCGGGGCGGGGTTCGTGCTCGGCGGCCCGCGGCCCACCCGCAACCTGATCGGTTTTTCCGACGACGTGACGCTGGGGCAATACGGGATCTTGTCGACGGACAATCAGGTGGTCGCCCTACGCGCCACGATGCCGCGCATCGCCGCCATCCCCAACGACCGGGCTCGCGATCGGGAGATCGAACGCCTTTACTGGCGCGGCACCGTCTACGACACATACGACCGCGGCCACTGGGTGCGTTCGCGCCGGCCCGAGCTGCGCACGGAGATCGACGACGAAGGCTACGCGCTGGCCATCCGTGAGCCGCGCATGGAGAATCCGCACCGCGGCGGCGACTGGCTGCGCGGCGCCGATCGCCAGGAGATCGACGTGGTGGGGGTTTCGGTGCCGGTGGTGTTTGCCCTGGACCATCCCATCGGCGTCGAGCTGCCGGCGGCCAAGCTGGGTACGGTGGCGACGCTGAAGCTGGCGCCGCGCTGGTCAGGCGAGGTGGCGATGCGCATCGCCCCCCTGGACAGCGGCATCAACGACAGCGAAGACGCCCGCGCCTACGGTGGCACGCACTACGTTGCCTACTCGCGCGATTCGCTTTCGATGGCGCGCGCGTCGGCGGGGCGGCCGTTGCGCGACGTCGACCCCGCCGTGCTGGAGCCGTACCTGGCTTTGCCGACGTCGCTGTCGCCACGCGTGACCGAGCTGGCCCGGCAGATCACCGCCGGCCGGGTGAACCCGCCGGCCAAGCTGGTGGCGTTGATGGATTGGCTGCGCACCACGCACGAATACACCACCAACCTGCCGCGCCACCCGCCCGGCGTCGATCCGCTGGAAGACTTCCTGTTCGAAAACAAGGCCGGCCACTGCGAGTACTTCGCCTCGGCGATCACCGTGCTTTTGCGGGCCAGCGGCATCCCCAGCCGGTACGTGAACGGATTTTTGGGGGGTGAATGGAACGACATCGGCCGCTACATCACCGTGCGCGACAACCGCGCCCATTCGTGGGCCGAAGCGTACGTGGGCGAGATCGGTTGGGTGCGCGTCGACGCCACGCCGGCGGCGCCGGCCGGCACGCGCTGGAGCCGGCTGCGGCAGCTCATCGACTCGGTCGACTTTTTCTGGACCCGTTGGGTGGTCGGGTACGACATCGGCCGGCAGATTGAGCTCGCGCGGAAGCTCGGCCGTCGCATGGGCGTCACGTCGTCCCCCAGCAGCGACCATTCGGTCAAAATACCGGTGGGCCGACAGATTGGGATCATCGTCGGCGTGGCGCTGGCGGTGTGGGTGGTCTGGCGTTTCGCCCGCCGACCCTGGCGAACGCCGCGGCCGCGCACGCACGCCTGGCGTCCACCCGCCGACGCCGCGCCGGTGGTGCGCCTTTACCACCGCGTCCTGGATCGCCTGGCCCGGCGGGGCCTGGGCCGCCGATCATCGGAGACCCCGCGAGAGCACGCCCGCCGCGTGGTCCTGGCCAACGTCCGCGGCAGCGACGAATTGGAACGCCTGGCGAACCTGTATGGCGCCGCCCGCTTCGGCGCCCGTCCCGTCGACGACGAGGTGGTGCGCGACCTTGGGCGGGCCTTGCGCAACGTCGGACTGCCGTTGCATCCGGACGCCTCCTAA